In Calothrix sp. PCC 7507, one DNA window encodes the following:
- a CDS encoding site-specific integrase — protein MKNNRNGQSAVITDTDYSKIRKQIKSRKYKLLLDLAWYTGERWGALVQLQVDDVYDAEGKPREFINFRARTRKATPDGKRKTRQVPVHPVLRESLLGYQPEAGAWMFPDREGDQAISLRWGDMILRCAVDKAGLSAKGISTHSTRRSFITKLAKRGVSLATIKKATGHTDLKVLSRYIEVTDDDVKEAIATL, from the coding sequence ATGAAAAACAACCGCAATGGTCAATCGGCTGTAATTACTGACACTGACTATTCTAAAATCCGCAAGCAGATTAAAAGCAGAAAATATAAACTACTTTTAGATTTGGCTTGGTACACAGGTGAGCGTTGGGGGGCACTTGTGCAGCTGCAAGTAGATGATGTGTACGATGCCGAGGGTAAACCACGGGAATTCATTAACTTTCGGGCCAGAACTCGCAAGGCAACCCCTGACGGGAAGCGCAAAACTCGACAAGTGCCTGTGCATCCTGTGCTGAGAGAGTCTTTGTTAGGATATCAGCCAGAAGCTGGTGCTTGGATGTTCCCTGACCGGGAAGGTGATCAAGCAATTTCGCTACGCTGGGGTGACATGATTTTGCGGTGTGCTGTGGATAAAGCCGGTTTATCTGCCAAGGGCATCAGCACTCACAGCACCCGCCGGAGTTTTATCACCAAGTTGGCAAAGCGGGGTGTGAGTTTGGCAACTATCAAGAAAGCTACTGGTCACACCGATTTAAAGGTACTTTCTCGCTACATCGAGGTGACTGACGACGACGTTAAAGAGGCGATCGCTACTTTATGA